From a single Planctellipticum variicoloris genomic region:
- the ggt gene encoding gamma-glutamyltransferase: MPSSPIRRLLGRGLLVTVSLLPLPLPLPLPLPLPLQAGSYDRPGDNPHQSRSVVVARHGMVCTSHPLAADVGLDVLKSGGNAADAAIAVNAMLGVVEPMSCGIGGDLFVIYWDNKTQKLYGLNASGRSPGNLTREVFRQKSLAQIPESGPLSWSVPGCVDGWETFRQRFGSQPLAQLLAPSIKAADEGFPVPEVIAGYWKSGEKSLAPWPDSRRVFLPHGTAPREGDVARLPELAATYGLIAKHGPDAFYKGPIAAEIVRFSEAHGGYFSLSDFADHTSEWVEPVSTNYRGYDVWELPPNGQGIAALQMLNLLQGYDLKAWGPGHPEYLHRFLEAKKLAFADRARFYADPAFSPAPVKELLSPAYADRQRMRIDPARAALNVPAGDPKLVHGDTIYLSVVDKDRNCCSMIQSLYYGFGSQVVPGNVGFPLQNRGALFSLDENHPNRLEPKKRPFHTIIPAMVTRNGKPWLCFGVMGGDMQPQGHVQILVNLIDFGMNLQAAGDAPRVRHSGSATPTGEPMAADGGTVYVESGITDEAVRVLQSRGHQVQRGSAGSYGGYQGILIDSARGMLQGATESRKDGAALGY, translated from the coding sequence ATGCCCTCGTCTCCCATTCGCAGACTCCTCGGCCGGGGACTCCTGGTGACCGTGAGCCTGCTGCCGCTCCCGCTCCCGCTCCCGCTCCCGCTCCCGCTCCCGCTCCAGGCCGGCAGCTACGACCGCCCCGGCGACAACCCGCACCAGAGCCGCTCGGTTGTCGTCGCCCGACATGGCATGGTCTGCACCAGTCACCCCCTCGCCGCCGACGTCGGCCTGGACGTCCTGAAGTCCGGCGGCAACGCAGCCGACGCGGCCATCGCCGTCAACGCCATGCTCGGCGTCGTCGAGCCAATGAGCTGCGGTATCGGCGGCGATCTCTTCGTCATTTACTGGGACAACAAGACGCAAAAACTGTATGGCCTCAACGCTTCCGGACGAAGTCCGGGAAATCTCACCCGGGAAGTCTTCCGGCAGAAGAGCCTCGCGCAGATTCCTGAATCCGGCCCCCTCTCCTGGTCAGTCCCCGGCTGCGTCGACGGCTGGGAAACCTTTCGCCAGCGCTTCGGATCTCAGCCCCTGGCCCAATTGCTTGCCCCGTCGATCAAGGCCGCGGACGAAGGGTTCCCGGTTCCGGAAGTCATCGCCGGGTACTGGAAGAGCGGCGAAAAATCGCTCGCCCCCTGGCCCGACTCCCGCCGCGTCTTTCTGCCGCACGGAACCGCCCCGAGAGAAGGCGACGTCGCCCGCCTGCCCGAACTCGCCGCAACCTACGGCCTGATCGCCAAACACGGCCCGGACGCCTTCTACAAAGGACCGATCGCCGCCGAGATCGTCCGCTTCAGCGAGGCTCACGGCGGCTACTTTTCCCTCTCGGATTTCGCCGATCACACCAGCGAGTGGGTCGAACCCGTCTCGACGAACTACCGCGGTTACGACGTCTGGGAATTGCCACCGAACGGCCAGGGCATCGCCGCCCTGCAGATGCTCAATCTCCTCCAGGGCTACGACCTGAAAGCGTGGGGACCGGGACACCCGGAATACCTGCACCGCTTCCTGGAAGCCAAGAAACTGGCCTTCGCCGATCGCGCCCGCTTCTACGCCGACCCGGCGTTCTCACCCGCGCCCGTCAAAGAACTGCTTTCGCCGGCCTATGCCGACCGCCAGCGGATGCGGATCGATCCCGCTCGCGCAGCGCTGAACGTCCCTGCCGGCGATCCCAAACTGGTTCACGGCGATACGATCTACCTGAGCGTCGTCGACAAAGATCGCAACTGCTGCTCAATGATCCAGAGCCTCTACTACGGGTTCGGTTCGCAGGTCGTCCCCGGCAACGTCGGCTTTCCCCTGCAGAATCGCGGGGCGCTCTTCTCGCTCGACGAAAACCATCCGAACCGCCTCGAACCAAAGAAACGCCCCTTTCACACCATCATTCCCGCGATGGTCACCCGCAACGGCAAACCTTGGCTCTGCTTCGGTGTCATGGGAGGCGACATGCAGCCGCAGGGACACGTCCAGATCCTCGTCAACCTGATCGACTTCGGCATGAACCTCCAGGCGGCCGGCGACGCGCCTCGCGTCCGACATTCTGGCTCCGCGACGCCGACCGGCGAGCCGATGGCCGCCGACGGCGGGACGGTCTACGTGGAATCGGGAATCACTGACGAAGCCGTTCGCGTCCTGCAGTCGCGCGGCCACCAGGTGCAGCGCGGCTCCGCGGGCTCCTACGGCGGCTATCAAGGCATTCTGATCGATTCCGCACGCGGCATGCTGCAGGGAGCCACGGAGTCGCGCAAAGATGGGGCGGCGCTCGGATACTGA
- a CDS encoding type II CAAX prenyl endopeptidase Rce1 family protein — protein MTSSVSSRTDGSYWNETRRPLTCLAFVLPWLMAYEGGLWWLGGGDALRNGADSWLRIGLAALGGTAWWILPAAMVVVLLVWHMAAGDSWRIHWNALGGMLSESVLFAFLLILLGQSLERGQRLVLDVGEPLLGVAVRSIGFVGAGLYEEFLFRLCLIPLAYAICRAVLLPRSWALGVTLVATSFAFSVAHYLGPVPDGQSLSLLTDAVARVQSHRELWFGFAFRTIAGLVFGGLFCLRGFGIAVGAHALYDIIVGVVLVAEL, from the coding sequence ATGACCTCAAGCGTTTCCTCCCGCACCGACGGAAGCTACTGGAACGAGACTCGCCGGCCGCTGACGTGCCTGGCGTTCGTGCTGCCTTGGCTTATGGCGTATGAAGGGGGACTCTGGTGGCTGGGGGGCGGCGACGCCCTTCGTAACGGCGCCGACAGTTGGCTGAGAATCGGACTGGCGGCTCTGGGGGGAACTGCGTGGTGGATTCTGCCGGCGGCCATGGTGGTCGTGTTGCTGGTGTGGCACATGGCAGCCGGCGATTCCTGGCGGATTCATTGGAACGCACTGGGAGGGATGCTGTCGGAGAGCGTGCTGTTTGCGTTCCTGCTGATCCTGCTGGGGCAGTCGCTCGAACGGGGGCAACGCCTGGTGCTGGATGTCGGCGAGCCGCTGCTGGGAGTGGCGGTGCGATCGATCGGGTTTGTGGGAGCCGGGCTCTATGAGGAGTTTCTGTTCCGACTCTGTCTGATTCCGCTGGCGTATGCGATTTGCCGCGCGGTTCTGCTACCGCGGAGCTGGGCGCTGGGGGTGACGCTGGTGGCGACGAGTTTCGCGTTTTCCGTCGCGCACTACCTCGGTCCGGTTCCCGACGGGCAGTCGCTGTCGCTGTTGACGGACGCCGTCGCACGCGTGCAGAGCCATCGCGAGCTGTGGTTCGGCTTTGCGTTCCGGACGATCGCGGGGCTGGTCTTCGGGGGGCTGTTCTGCCTCCGCGGCTTCGGAATCGCGGTTGGCGCGCATGCGTTGTACGACATCATCGTGGGAGTGGTGCTGGTGGCGGAACTGTAG
- a CDS encoding HD domain-containing phosphohydrolase, with protein MSEPGPTDARRTTWRSRLALAANVERGPERVDAGCQEALHGQLQRQLAAARKFVMDARLASPGLRPARLLLDDALHLMRLAVDELRNSGAVGPSLVQFELLQELTLEVEDLLRIVTNQRRLVERLTTDAELLHRILEELRGARTPRSGLIWELADRVASQAQRTEESRDWQRLPGVSLVEVLPRAAWPLAWFYAEALESARWAALAMRDARELRADERRLVLGGMLLRDLGWLRLIPTGRRLDDPMIEHDLRRRAMRHPGSAAALVAGIADIPRRLPLIIGQHHERLDGSGYPAGTPGHLLCPLSRWVLTATRLQEILTTRFRQADVSRDEALQQTGVEFWQEVIRGRLDPSAAERLLEALEPGLGLRAKEAVKASPRSRIDGAHRLPGPHQDNLQPQLQKAPAPGAATGSAEVPPPVFLRKQRDGKEFHVPLAPSLARRLATSASRQTGDAETGANSGREGR; from the coding sequence ATGTCCGAACCCGGTCCGACGGATGCTCGGAGGACGACCTGGCGCTCGCGGCTGGCGTTGGCGGCGAATGTTGAGCGAGGACCTGAACGCGTCGATGCGGGTTGTCAGGAGGCTCTGCACGGACAGCTCCAGCGACAGTTGGCGGCGGCGCGGAAGTTCGTCATGGATGCGCGGCTGGCGAGTCCGGGGCTGCGTCCCGCTCGGTTGCTGCTGGACGATGCGCTGCACCTGATGCGGCTGGCGGTGGACGAGTTGCGGAACTCCGGGGCGGTCGGGCCGTCTCTGGTTCAGTTCGAACTGCTGCAGGAACTGACGCTCGAAGTGGAAGACCTGCTTCGAATTGTGACGAATCAACGGCGGCTGGTGGAGCGTCTGACGACGGATGCGGAGTTGCTGCATCGGATTCTGGAGGAATTGCGGGGAGCGCGGACGCCGCGGTCCGGTCTGATCTGGGAACTGGCGGATCGGGTGGCTTCTCAGGCGCAGCGGACGGAAGAATCGCGCGACTGGCAACGTCTGCCGGGCGTGTCGCTGGTGGAGGTGCTGCCGCGAGCCGCGTGGCCGCTGGCCTGGTTCTATGCGGAAGCGCTGGAGTCCGCGCGGTGGGCGGCGCTGGCGATGCGGGACGCTCGAGAATTGCGAGCGGATGAGCGGCGGCTGGTGCTCGGCGGAATGCTGTTGAGAGATCTGGGCTGGTTGCGGCTGATTCCGACGGGCCGTCGACTGGACGATCCGATGATCGAACACGACTTGCGGCGCAGGGCGATGCGTCATCCCGGCTCGGCAGCGGCGCTCGTAGCGGGCATCGCGGATATTCCCAGGCGGCTGCCGTTGATTATCGGTCAGCATCACGAACGGCTCGACGGATCGGGGTATCCGGCGGGAACGCCGGGGCATCTGCTCTGTCCGCTGAGCCGCTGGGTACTGACGGCTACGCGTCTTCAGGAGATTCTGACGACGCGGTTCCGGCAGGCGGACGTGTCTCGGGACGAGGCGCTGCAGCAGACGGGAGTCGAATTCTGGCAGGAAGTGATTCGGGGGCGGCTGGATCCCTCGGCGGCCGAGCGGCTGCTGGAGGCTCTGGAGCCAGGGCTGGGATTGCGCGCCAAGGAGGCGGTGAAAGCGAGTCCGCGATCCAGAATCGACGGCGCACATCGGCTGCCCGGGCCTCATCAGGACAACTTGCAACCGCAGTTGCAGAAAGCGCCTGCTCCTGGAGCCGCGACCGGAAGTGCGGAAGTGCCTCCGCCGGTGTTCCTGCGAAAGCAGCGAGACGGAAAGGAATTTCATGTTCCGCTGGCGCCGAGCCTCGCGCGACGACTGGCGACTTCGGCCAGTCGGCAAACCGGTGACGCCGAGACTGGAGCGAATTCCGGGAGGGAGGGGAGATGA
- a CDS encoding aminotransferase class IV, whose amino-acid sequence MTEPIAWLNGNYIPFSQAALPVWDMGVVGGAAVTEMLRTFRHVPFRLEEHLDRLFASIRSVGFTPEITYDELRDVVQSVVARNVALIPAGHDLGVIAFVTSGGNLTYLGAAGRELAQKCTVCVHTFPLPFELWADRYETGVHLVTPATKALPADVIDPQIKFRSRLHWQLADREARLVDPAAMSLLLDRDGYVTEAATGNVVALDGDRLLTPSHVRSLAGISLQVVEDLAPALGCQLIRGDWALHDFERASEIFLTSTPHCLLPVTRLNSIPVGDGRPGPLTRRLLTAWGELAGVDIASQMRQGAADRTR is encoded by the coding sequence ATGACCGAACCCATCGCCTGGCTGAATGGCAATTACATCCCGTTTTCGCAGGCGGCGCTTCCGGTCTGGGACATGGGGGTTGTCGGCGGTGCGGCGGTGACGGAGATGTTGCGTACTTTCCGGCACGTGCCGTTCCGGCTGGAGGAGCATCTCGACCGGCTGTTCGCTTCGATCCGGTCGGTTGGGTTCACGCCGGAAATCACCTACGACGAATTGCGGGACGTCGTACAGTCTGTCGTCGCCCGAAATGTTGCACTGATTCCCGCCGGGCATGATCTGGGAGTCATTGCGTTTGTGACGTCTGGCGGAAACCTGACGTATCTAGGGGCTGCCGGGCGAGAACTTGCTCAAAAGTGCACAGTCTGCGTCCATACGTTTCCGTTGCCGTTCGAACTCTGGGCCGACCGGTATGAGACCGGGGTGCATCTCGTAACGCCGGCCACGAAGGCTCTGCCGGCGGATGTGATCGATCCGCAGATCAAATTCCGCAGCCGGCTACATTGGCAACTGGCCGACCGCGAAGCCCGGCTGGTGGATCCCGCCGCGATGTCGTTGCTGCTGGACCGGGACGGCTACGTGACGGAAGCGGCCACCGGGAACGTCGTCGCCCTGGACGGAGACCGCCTGCTGACCCCGTCGCACGTCCGGTCGCTGGCAGGGATCAGTCTGCAGGTCGTCGAGGACCTGGCGCCGGCGCTGGGCTGCCAGTTGATTCGCGGAGACTGGGCGCTGCACGACTTTGAGCGTGCGTCGGAGATTTTCCTGACGTCGACGCCGCATTGCCTGCTGCCGGTGACGCGGCTGAATTCCATCCCGGTAGGCGACGGTCGGCCCGGACCGCTGACGCGGCGGTTGCTGACCGCGTGGGGCGAACTGGCGGGGGTGGACATCGCTTCGCAGATGCGCCAGGGGGCTGCAGACCGCACTCGATAG
- a CDS encoding 2,3-bisphosphoglycerate-independent phosphoglycerate mutase, protein MYDTHELTRKLQKNNGSKIVLLVGDGLGGLPLEPGGKTELETAKTPNLDALAARGTLGLSTPVLPGIAPGSGPGHLGLFGYDPLKYQIGRGVLEALGIDFELGPKDVAIRGNFCTLDADGKITDRRAGRIASEIGAKLCEKLDRIQIPGVEVSVRPVKEYRLVIVFRGDGLEGDVDDTDPQATGVPPLTAVARSAGSNKTAEICNEFLRQAREVLKNDAPANFLTMRGIDRLPHIPTFEEVYGLRAGAIAVYPMYRGLARLVSMNVLDAGLTLSDQMDRLEKSWNDFDFFFIHFKYTDSTGEDGNFAAKVQRTEELDSCIPRITALKPDVVIVTGDHSTPSKMKSHSWHPVPTLLAADTCRFDGSTAFGEAQCLRGGLGQFEAKHLMLLALAHAGRLEKYGA, encoded by the coding sequence ATGTACGACACGCACGAACTGACGCGGAAACTGCAAAAGAACAACGGCTCGAAGATCGTTCTGCTGGTCGGCGACGGCCTGGGGGGGCTGCCGCTCGAACCGGGCGGGAAGACGGAACTGGAAACCGCGAAGACGCCGAACCTGGACGCCCTTGCGGCGCGCGGCACGCTGGGGCTGAGCACGCCAGTCCTGCCGGGGATTGCACCAGGGAGCGGGCCGGGGCACCTGGGGCTGTTCGGCTACGATCCGCTGAAGTACCAGATCGGCCGCGGGGTGCTGGAGGCGCTGGGGATCGATTTCGAGCTCGGTCCCAAGGACGTGGCCATTCGGGGCAACTTCTGCACGCTCGACGCGGACGGCAAGATCACCGACCGGCGGGCGGGCCGGATCGCCAGCGAGATCGGCGCGAAGCTCTGCGAGAAGCTCGATAGGATCCAGATACCCGGCGTCGAAGTCTCGGTCCGTCCGGTGAAGGAGTACCGGCTGGTGATCGTCTTCCGCGGGGACGGACTGGAAGGGGACGTCGACGATACCGATCCGCAGGCGACCGGGGTGCCGCCGCTGACGGCCGTCGCCCGTTCCGCGGGATCGAACAAGACGGCCGAGATCTGCAACGAATTCCTCCGCCAGGCGCGGGAAGTCCTGAAGAACGACGCTCCGGCCAACTTTCTGACGATGCGGGGAATCGACCGGCTGCCGCATATTCCGACGTTCGAAGAAGTCTACGGACTGCGGGCCGGGGCGATTGCCGTTTATCCGATGTATCGCGGACTGGCCCGGCTGGTGAGCATGAATGTGCTCGACGCCGGCCTGACGCTGTCGGATCAGATGGACCGATTGGAGAAGTCGTGGAACGACTTCGACTTCTTCTTCATTCACTTCAAGTACACCGATTCGACGGGCGAGGACGGCAACTTTGCGGCGAAGGTTCAGCGGACGGAGGAACTGGACTCCTGCATTCCGCGGATCACCGCCCTGAAGCCGGATGTGGTGATCGTCACCGGCGACCACAGCACCCCGTCCAAGATGAAGTCGCATAGCTGGCATCCGGTGCCGACGCTGCTGGCGGCGGACACGTGCCGGTTCGACGGTTCGACGGCCTTCGGCGAAGCGCAGTGCCTGCGGGGGGGGCTGGGGCAGTTCGAGGCGAAGCACCTGATGCTGCTGGCGCTGGCGCATGCCGGTCGGCTGGAGAAGTACGGGGCGTAA